From a single Halovulum dunhuangense genomic region:
- a CDS encoding DUF883 family protein, translating into MANSSTKTSETRSSDDTAREIEREVAQLREDLATLTRSLRDHGTARFDEAKHRVEDMSDEAMAETLRVVRDLRKRITTIERDLEGNVRENPMSWVLGALGMGLLFGLLFSRRD; encoded by the coding sequence ATGGCGAATTCATCGACCAAGACATCCGAAACCCGCTCCAGCGACGACACCGCCCGCGAGATCGAGCGCGAGGTCGCCCAGCTCCGCGAGGATCTGGCCACGCTGACCCGCTCGCTCCGCGATCACGGAACCGCCCGCTTCGACGAGGCGAAGCACCGGGTCGAGGACATGTCCGACGAGGCGATGGCCGAAACCCTGCGCGTGGTGCGCGACCTGCGCAAGCGCATCACCACCATCGAGCGCGACCTCGAGGGAAACGTCCGCGAGAACCCGATGTCCTGGGTTCTGGGCGCGCTGGGCATGGGGCTTCTGTTCGGCCTTCTCTTCTCCCGCCGCGACTAG